From the genome of Procambarus clarkii isolate CNS0578487 chromosome 78, FALCON_Pclarkii_2.0, whole genome shotgun sequence:
aagaaatgtgtaagtacttcattcataatgatgtgctgcccgaaatcttagcgaagtatccaaaatttgcttactgtaggtaatgcatgcacatgactgtaaagctgccgcccagttgggtgggtgtggagcaagactagtaactgtgtgactcatcacAGATGTAaacaagtgccttgtatagtgactgttgtgagcctcttgttgaatcacttgtgacacaaaataattttgttgtatgtatttgtgtgggtgattaaatatgtatgtgtatgtacatatgtatacgtatgtatatgtacatgtatgcatgagtatgtgtacatgtatatataacattaataattttgtaactagcgtaaaatattgttatttgcttagctaaacgaactagagggttcagttcctgaaccgattatgtgcctctgtaaccctttacaccaccgtccacgggttgggtatggggtgcataataaattaattgAATTTCGTTACGTAAGGGCAAaaattgtactagaaaatggaagcgtttATTGGGTAATTTATTGGTCTCTTTGACATTGTTAATAAACTGATATCCAAACTCAATTTTTAGCCTAGTATATGTCTTCATTATGTTGGTTCAAAGACGAAACAAAGTGATATTTTAACATTTCACACATATGTTTTtggattattatatttatatgtcaATTATAATGGCTATTGCACATCTGTCAACACAACATTAATTCTAGTAAATTTGAAACATCCACAATGCGACAAGTTCGAATTCCTGACTGGGTTTTAAATTAATCCTAATGTTATTTAGGATTAATTATTAGGATAATCTAATGGATTAGGATTATTAGGATAATCTAATGTCTAATATATTTTATCGATGGATATTTTCCCACAACTCCCATATTGACCACCAGTCTAGATGTAAGACTTCGTGTACCATCATAGCAACTATAACATGGATACTGTTACGGGCTGACATCTTGGAAGGAATGTAAGGATAATAAAATATGGGTTCTGTGCAAGTTATGTACTCTCAAAATGTATTAAGAGCAGGGGTAAAGTTTAACAAAAGATATGTTTCACATTTGAAGTATTGTCATAATTACTTATAACACAGGCGATGAAACAGTTGCCCCTTAGTTATTATTTGATCTATAAGCTGCCATTGCAGCAGTTAATATATAAAGTTATGACCTAATAAGAATTATTTTAAAGTGACTCATTCAGTCTTGGATGAAACAATTTAACCCGACTTGATACATCAGCGTATAATACCATTATATTAGCCAGTTGATACATTATCTGATAAAGCAAGTTATGCAACATTAATTTATGAATAGTTTTAGGTCTATCAGCTGGTGACCTGATTGACCATAATCCGTCACATACAAAACGTGAGGCTGATTAGTTACCAATAATAAGATCTAAAGTGCTCGTTGTATTTGTCATATAATGTCAACATGTATCAGGATTATTTTGGTGCTATTTTAAAAGTTATTATCTCAGCAAATTCTGTAGCTTAAGCATGGTGAGCAGCGTCTTCCTCATATGATTTACTGAATGTTATCGTTGGTCCATGTACCTTTTATAGCAGACTTGACTGTGGGTGTTGATCCAAATACCTACAGTTCAATCACTTTAGTTATACGATTTTGATTTGCTGAGTGAGAAGGAAAATTTCTATAGTTTACATGTATTATTTTCCAACCTTTTCTCCTTTATCTTCATTTTTACCTGGAGGACCAGTTGCTCCTTCGTCTCCTTTAGGTCCCGGAGCACCAGTAGCGCCTTCAGGTCCTGGAGGACCTTGAGAACCATTAAATCCTTGTAGTCCTTGATCTCCTTTGTCACCTTTATCTCCTTTTGGTCCTTGAGGTCCAGTAGGTCCTTCTGGCCCTTGAGCACCAGTAGCTCCTTCTGACCCTTTTGGTCCAGTAGCTCCTTTGTTCCCATGTTTTCCTGGAAGTCCTTCAGGACCTTGGGGTCCTTCAGGTCCCTGTGGCCCTTGGGGTCCTGAAGGTCCTTCTGGTCCAACAGATCCTTTTGAACCTTCAGGGCCTGGAGGGCCTTGAAGCCCTTGTTGACCATCAGAACCATTATGACCTGGGGTTCCGTCAGAACCCTTTGCGCCTGGAGGGCCTTGAGGACCTTGAGGACCTGTATGTCCTCTATGTCCCGTGTGTCCAGGAGCACCATCCTTACCAGGAGCTCCGTCTTTCCCAGGAATACCATCTCTTCCATTAGTACCATTGGTGCCTGGAATACCGTTGGTGCCTGGAGACCCGTCCTTGCCTGGAGCACCGGTCATGCCCGGAGCACCGTCTTTACCGTCCTTACCGGGTGCACCATTTAAGCCGTTTGTACCATCCTTGCCAGGAAGGCCGTCCTTGCCTGGCGTACCGTCCAGTCCTTTAGGACCGACCATACCAGGAGCGCCATCCTTGCCTGGAGGACCGGCCACTCCAGGAGAGCCATCTTTGCCTGAAGCACCGGCCATGCCTGGATCACCTTTTGCACCTGGAGTACCGTCTTTACCAGGCACTCCATCTTTTGCGGGAGGACCTGGAGGACCTAGAGGACCTGAAGAACCCTTAGGACCCGCAGGACCTGCAGGACCTGGCTTACCAGATTGTCCATGAACTCCAGGTTTGCCTGGGAGACCTGGGGGACCTGGGGGACCAGGAGGACCCGGCGGTCCACCCGACCCATGATACGTTCCTTCACCTGCAAGTAAAATTTGAAACAGTAAACTGGCGCCTTCAATGCATAGTTCGTAAATGTCATAAAACGATTGTATTATTAAAGATATACACGGTAATGTGTTATTAATGGTGCTTTATTTTTACATGTGGAAATGTATGTTGTGAGACTTATCTGACTGTATGAAGGTGTGCTGTGAGACCAAGCTGACATCGATATGGTGTTGTATCTGATATCAGTATGAAGTTGTATTGTGAGATCTAACTGATATCATTAAGGATATGTTGTAATTGCTATCATCAATAATGTGGTCTGTTGTGAGACCTATTATCATAACCTCACGGGCCACATTTTCTCATAATCCACTCATACAAAACAGGACCTTAGAGATATATCTTACTGTTGAATATCAATGTTATGCTTCCGTTTGTAGAACTTATTAAAGATTTTCTGATCTCATAAAAAGTTTACCTGTGTTAGCACGAAAGGTTAAAACAGGAACACAATCAAGCCACTTGCTTACGCTCGGACATGGAAGTTAACACGAGTCGGGGAAATAATTTCCCGAGCAGTTAAATTAGATAAAAATAATAGCGACCTAAAATGAATGATAAACAAAATTTAACATCTAATGAAAAAAGGTAATCTTAGTAGATACATAGGCGGTCAAGCAATAAATATGAAAAGCAAAATCAAAGTTTTGACAATCAAAAATGCAAAGTTGAAACCTAAAGTATTTTGTTCAGCTATTTAAAACGAAGACGTGGAAAGGTCAGGACACCTGAAGACAATCACGTGTCACTAGATAGAAAAGACGAAATGAGCATATAATAAACAAAGCAAAACTTTGTAACTTTAGTCAACACCGGAGGTACTGGAACCAAGAATTACACACTAACAGAAATCGTCTAGAAAAATACAGGTTAATAAAACTCGAA
Proteins encoded in this window:
- the LOC123745999 gene encoding collagen alpha-1(III) chain, yielding MAVRASLLLLPLLAVLSSHVQGVKSDCKAAGGRCVPAKTCDVTPSQHGCEEKNAVCCINTLTRENREAKKYRKREQLKTNRRKRISKKEYKLKDSQVKVRKLRADNPDTRDEGDDRDGYGEGGNACKEMGGQCHPKKYKCKKIKAKGCARGEKCCEGTYHGSGGPPGPPGPPGPPGLPGKPGVHGQSGKPGPAGPAGPKGSSGPLGPPGPPAKDGVPGKDGTPGAKGDPGMAGASGKDGSPGVAGPPGKDGAPGMVGPKGLDGTPGKDGLPGKDGTNGLNGAPGKDGKDGAPGMTGAPGKDGSPGTNGIPGTNGTNGRDGIPGKDGAPGKDGAPGHTGHRGHTGPQGPQGPPGAKGSDGTPGHNGSDGQQGLQGPPGPEGSKGSVGPEGPSGPQGPQGPEGPQGPEGLPGKHGNKGATGPKGSEGATGAQGPEGPTGPQGPKGDKGDKGDQGLQGFNGSQGPPGPEGATGAPGPKGDEGATGPPGKNEDKGEKVGK